One Pagrus major chromosome 15, Pma_NU_1.0 DNA window includes the following coding sequences:
- the cct3 gene encoding T-complex protein 1 subunit gamma: protein MFGQQVLVLNQNIKRESGRKVQTGNINAAKTIADVIRTCLGPRAMMKMLLDPMGGIVMTNDGNAILREIQVQHPAAKSMIEISRTQDEEVGDGTTSVIILAGEMLSVAEQFLEQQMHPTIIISAYRQALEDMLETLKEISTPVDTSDRSMMLKIVHSAINTKALSRWSELACSIALDAVKTVELDDNGRKEIDIKKYAKVEKVPGGIIEDSCVLRGVMVNKDVTHPRMRRMIKEPRIVLLDCSLEYKKGESQTDIEISKEEDFARILQMEEEYIQQICEDIIRLKPDLLFTEKGISDLAQHYLMKANITAIRRVRKTDNNRIARACGARIVSRTDELREEDIGTGAGLFEVKKIGDEYFTFVTECKDPKACTILLRGASKEILAEVERNLQDAMQVCRNVLLDPLLLLGGGAVEMAVSKRLMERSRALTGIEQWPYRAVAQALEVIPRTLIQNCGASTIRVLTSLRAKHTQDNSVCWGVDGETGTLSDMSVLGIWEPLAVKAQTYKTAVETAILLLRIDDIVSGHKKKDKDGQMGGQGAE from the exons ATGTTCGGCCAGCAGGTTTTAGTGCTCA ACCAGAACATAAAGAGAGAGTCCGGTCGTAAAGTCCAGACCGGAAACATCAATGCTGCAAAG accaTCGCAGATGTGATCCGGACCTGCCTCGGCCCGCGGGCCATGATGAAG atgTTGCTCGACCCGATGGGAGGGATCGTGATGACCAACGATGGAAACGCCATCCTCAGAGAG ATCCAGGTCCAGCATCCTGCAGCCAAGTCCATGATCGAGATCAGCCGCACGCAGGATGAAGAGGTGGGAGACGGGACCACGTCTGTCATCATTCTGG CTGGAGAGATGCTGTCTGTGGCGGAGCAGTTTCTGGAGCAGCAGATGCATCCAACCATCATCATCAGCGCCTACAGACAGGCTCTGGAGGACATGCTGGAGACCCTGAAGGAGATCAG CACCCCCGTTGACACGTCGGACCGCTCCATGATGCTGAAGATTGTCCACTCTGCCATCAACACCAAGGCTCTGAGCCGCTGGTCTGAGCTCGCCTGCAGCATCGCGCTGGACGCTGTCAAGACCGTCGAGCTGGACGACAACGGACGCAAAGAGATCGACATCAAGAAGTACGCCAAAGTGGAGAAG GTTCCAGGTGGGATCATCGAGGACTCGTGTGTCCTCAGAGGAGTGATGGTGAACAAAGACGTGACTCACCCGAGGATGAGACGGATGATCAAAGAGCCGCGCATCGTTCTGCTCGACTGTTCTCTGGAGTACAAGAAGGGAGAGAGCCAG ACGGACATAGAGATCAGTAAGGAGGAGGACTTTGCGAGGATCCTGCAGATGGAGGAAGAATACATCCAGCAGATCTGTGAGGACATCATCCGCCTGAAACCAGACCTGCTGTTCACTGAGAAGGGCATCTCag ATCTGGCTCAGCACTACCTCATGAAGGCCAACATCACCGCCATCCGCCGCGTGAGGAAGACTGACAACAACCGCATCGCCAG ggcgtGCGGGGCTCGTATCGTCAGTCGGACCGACGAGCTGCGTGAGGAAGACATCGGGACGGGGGCGGGGCTGTTTGAGGTGAAGAAGATCGGTGATGAGTACTTCACCTTCGTCACGGAGTGTAAAGACCCTAAAGCCTGCACCATCCTGCTGAGAGGAGCCAGCAAGGAGATCCTGgct GAGGTGGAGCGGAACCTGCAGGACGCCATGCAGGTGTGTCGTAACgtgctgctggaccctctgctgTTGCTCGGCGGCGGCGCCGTGGAGATGGCGGTGTCGAAGCGTCTGATGGAGCGTTCCCGCGCTTTGACGGGCATCGAACAGTGGCCGTACCGCGCCGTGGCCCAGGCCCTCGAGGTCATCCCCCGAACCCTGATCCAGAACTGTGGAGCCTCCACCATCAGAGTGCTGACGTCACTGAGG gccaAACACACTCAGGACAACAGTGTGTGTTGGGGCGTAGATGGTGAGACCGGCACTCTGTCCGACATGTCTGTTCTGGGGATCTGGGAGCCGCTGGCTGTTAAAGCTCAGACCTACAAGACCGCCGTCGAG ACAGCCATCTTGTTGCTGCGTATCGATGACATCGTCTCTGGTCACAAGAAGAAAGATAAAGACGGTCAGATGGGAGGACAGGGAGCCGAGTAG
- the jtb gene encoding protein JTB isoform X2, whose amino-acid sequence MESDCRIPVACCRPRVLVLHALFWGLVSLRVFGAALLSDEKTSVKAEGPPCWQLEEFVVTTECLQCNAFQTRSWSACELTGYVERVNCTRSNRDEHKSCRSAVMEEHLFWKFEAAMLALTALFAILVVIRQRWLDRLASEKVRRQIESI is encoded by the exons ATGGAGAGCGATTGTCGGATCCCTGTGGCCTGCTGCCGGCCCAGAGTCCTCGTCCTCCACGCCCTGTTCTGGGGCCTCGTGTCCCTCAG agtGTTCGGAGCGGCTCTGCTGAGTGACGAAAAAACTTCAG TGAAGGCGGAGGGCCCCCCCTGCTGGCAGCTGGAGGAGTTTGTGGTGACCACAGAGTGTTTGCAGTGTAACGCCTTCCAGACT aggtCGTGGTCAGCCTGTGAACTGACCGGGTACGTGGAGCGGGTCAACTGCACCAGATCCAACAGAGACGAGCACAAGAG CTGTCGCTCTGCAGTGATGGAGGAACATCTCTTTTGGAAGTTCGAGGCAGCCATGTTGGCTCTGACGGCTCTCTTTGCCATTCTGGTGGTCATCCGTCAACGCTGGCTTGACCGCCTCGCCTCAGAGAAGGTCCGTCGCCAGATCGAGTCCATCTAG
- the jtb gene encoding protein JTB isoform X1, with amino-acid sequence MESDCRIPVACCRPRVLVLHALFWGLVSLRVFGAALLSDEKTSAVKAEGPPCWQLEEFVVTTECLQCNAFQTRSWSACELTGYVERVNCTRSNRDEHKSCRSAVMEEHLFWKFEAAMLALTALFAILVVIRQRWLDRLASEKVRRQIESI; translated from the exons ATGGAGAGCGATTGTCGGATCCCTGTGGCCTGCTGCCGGCCCAGAGTCCTCGTCCTCCACGCCCTGTTCTGGGGCCTCGTGTCCCTCAG agtGTTCGGAGCGGCTCTGCTGAGTGACGAAAAAACTTCAG CAGTGAAGGCGGAGGGCCCCCCCTGCTGGCAGCTGGAGGAGTTTGTGGTGACCACAGAGTGTTTGCAGTGTAACGCCTTCCAGACT aggtCGTGGTCAGCCTGTGAACTGACCGGGTACGTGGAGCGGGTCAACTGCACCAGATCCAACAGAGACGAGCACAAGAG CTGTCGCTCTGCAGTGATGGAGGAACATCTCTTTTGGAAGTTCGAGGCAGCCATGTTGGCTCTGACGGCTCTCTTTGCCATTCTGGTGGTCATCCGTCAACGCTGGCTTGACCGCCTCGCCTCAGAGAAGGTCCGTCGCCAGATCGAGTCCATCTAG
- the glmp gene encoding glycosylated lysosomal membrane protein translates to MAAVQERSRGLGCVLLVVSVFTLSHCATSFRRQLSVELNPGHSSSSPPPGGDLLHIRAAGNNDTLHFLFCSLRAPTLLLVHTNTSSSTVQVNWNQFLDGNHSGGLKVEPESSIVYSTAIVFSRLLEYDDSNDTADPTSDLFPPYQLDDFTWSRLNLSGASALLCGAAASFTNGSLCLQLSVFDEEGRGQSWPRLLHTANSSQLGVWLDGVSPRATHSRFLLELQAVGGAYPLSRVEVHRSIDDEFTPSIFQVSRWVPSANSSSDVLGFLQWKPVAYRQPHPALEDATPCRHSEPRPQSGEATAATSRLIRAFYTEPETFGLNVSFGLAGDPFYNSTKFLSWTVLLGSGSPPVDSFSPLVLSMMAVGLGTPMILLLLGGVCVCVHKRAAAMAAAYEPIN, encoded by the exons ATGGCGGCGGTGCAGGAGCGGAGCCGCGGGCTCGGCTGTGTGCTGTTAGTTGTGTCGGTGTTCACACTGAGTCACTGCGCGACGAGCTTCAGGCGACAG TTGTCGGTAGAGTTGAACCCTGgccactcctcctcctcgcccCCTCCTGGCGGCGACCTGCTGCACATAAGAGCCGCGGGAAACAATGACACgcttcacttcctgttctgcAGCTTGAGGGCGCCGACGCTGCTGCTCGTCCACACCaacacttcttcttctactgtcCAG gTGAACTGGAATCAGTTTCTAGATGGGAACCACAGTGGCGGCCTGAAGGTGGAGCCAGAGAGCAGCATTGTGTACAGCACCGCCATCGTCTTCAGCCGG CTGTTGGAGTACGATGACAGTAACGACACAGCCGAcccgacctctgacctcttccCTCCGTACCAGCTGGACGACTTCACCTGGTCTCGTCTCAACCTATCAGGAGCCAGCGCTCTGCTCTGTGGAGCCGCCGCCTCCTTCACCAACGGATCGCTCTGCCTGCAG ttgtcaGTGTTTGATGAGGAGGGGCGTGGTCAGTCATGGCCCCGCCTCCTCCACACAGCTAACTCCTCACAGCTGGGGGTGTGGCTTGACGGTGTGTCGCCACGGGCAACTCATTCCAGGTTCCTATTGGAGCTGCAGGCAGTGGGTGGGGCTTACCCGCTGAGCAGAGTGGAGGTTCATCGATCGATCGACGACGAGTTCACGCCGTCAATATTCCAG GTGTCTCGCTGGGTTCCGTCGGCGAACAGCAGCTCTGATGTTCTGGGGTTCCTTCAGTGGAAGCCGGTCGCGTACCGTCAGCCTCATCCAGCTCTGGAGGACGCCACACCGTGCCGTCACTCTGAGCCACGGCCTCAGAGCGGCGAGGCTACGGCAGCGACGTCCCGTCTCATCAGAGCGTTCTACACAGAACCAGAAACGTTCGGCCTGAATGTGAGCTTCGGGCTGGCAGGAGACCCGTTCTACAACAGCACCAAGTTCCTCAGCTG GACGGTGCTGCTGGGCTCCGGTTCTCCTCCCGTCGACTCGTTCTCTCCACTGGTTCTCAGCATGATGGCGGTCGGCCTCGGGACTCCCATGATCCTCCTGCTGCTGGGCGGAGTCTGCGTCTGCGTACATAAGAGGGCGGCGGCCATGGCCGCGGCCTACGAGCCAATCAACTGA
- the pdia8 gene encoding protein disulfide isomerase family A, member 8 isoform X1, translating into MAAAVRLLPALTFTLLSSFPAAVFARRDVLELGDADFDYLATEHETMLVKFYAPWCGHCKKLAPEFEKAATRLKGTVQLAKVDCTAHSETCSRFGVSGYPTLKIFRNGRDSAPYDGPRSAGKQTKPQTNKQTNKQVCECVCVCVCVCVCVDGIYQYMKKQTGPDSVHLKTDEDLHTFINHYDASIIGMFSGADSSHLSEFVRAAALLREQFRFAHSTDVKLGEKYRAKSECVLLFRPPRLNNKFEDSVVVFTEYLTIGSLRRFIRDHLYGLCPHMTVENRDRLRVRDLLTAYYDLDYHHNPQGSNYWRNRVMKVASKYAGRGLTFSVANKKDFLSELEDDFGLGTSDGGELPFITIRTKLGHKYTMREEFTRDGQSLERFLDDYFAGLLKRYVKSEPLPEKNSATVKVVVAESFDDIVNDPGKDVLIQFYSPSCPHCKKLEPVYRELADKLHSDPNIVIAKMNAADNDVPLGYDVHGYPTIYFAPVGRKDEPIRYEGGRELKDFLKFLKREASHSLPLGGSKDEL; encoded by the exons ATGGCGGCCGCTGTCCGCCTCCTTCCCGCCCTCACCTTCACGCTGCTGTCTAGTTTTCCCGCCGCGGTGTTCGCGCGCAGAGACGTGCTCGAGCTCGGGGACGCAGACTTCGACTACCTGGCAACAGAGCACGAGACCATGCTGGTGAAATTCTACGCTCCATG GTGTGGTCACTGTAAGAAGTTAGCTCCAGAGTTTGAAAAGGCAGCAACCAGACTGAAGGGAACCGTCCAGCTGGCAAAG gtggACTGTACGGCTCACTCAGAGACCTGTAGTCGTTTCGGGGTCTCAGGTTATCCGACTCTAAAGATCTTCAGGAACGGCAGAGACTCCGCCCCCTACGACGGACCTCGCAGCgcaggtaaacaaacaaaaccacaaacaaacaaacaaacaaacaaacaagtgtgtgagtgtgtttgtgtgtgtgtgtgtgtgtgtgtgtgtgtagatgggATCTATCAGTACATGAAGAAGCAGACGGGTCCAGACTCGGTCCACCTGAAGACCGATGAAGACCTGCACACCTTCATCAACCACTATGATGCCAGTATCATCG gtatGTTCTCAGGTGCAGACAGCTCTCACCTGTCAGAGTTTgtgagagctgcagctctgctcagaGAACAGTTCAGATTCGCTCACAGTACTGATGTGAAGCTGGGGGAGAAGTACAGAGCCAAGTCAGA gtgtgtgttgCTGTTCAGACCTCCCAGACTGAACAACAAGTTTGAGGACAGTGTCGTCGTCTTCACTGAATATCTGACCATCGGCTCCCTGAGACGCTTCATCAGAGATCACCT GTACGGCCTGTGTCCTCACATGACCGTGGAGAACAGAGACCGCCTGAGAGTCCGAGACCTGCTGACGGCGTACTACGACCTGGACTACCACCACAACCCCCAGGGTTCCAACTACTGGAGgaacag GGTGATGAAGGTGGCGTCCAAGTACGCTGGGCGTGGCCTGACATTTTCAGTGGCCAATAAGAaggacttcctgtctgagctgGAGGACGACTTCGGTCTGGGAACATCAGACGGAGGAGAACTGCCGTTCATCACCATCCGGACCAAACTGGGCCACAAGTACACCATGAGAGAGGAGTTCAC gagggACGGTCAGTCGTTGGAGAGGTTTTTAGATGATTACTTTGCAGGTCTTCTGAAACGTTACGTGAAGTCTGAACCTTTACCTGAGAAGAACTCTGCTACTGTCAAG GTGGTTGTTGCAGAGTCCTTTGACGACATCGTCAATGATCCAGGTAAAGACGTCCTGATCCAGTTCTACTCTCCGTCCTGTCCACACTGTAAGAAACTGGAGCCGGTCTACAGAGAGCTGGCTGACAAG cTGCACTCTGATCCCAACATTGTCATCGCCAAGATGAACGCTGCTGATAACGACGTTCCTCTGGGTTATGACGTCCACGG gtATCCCACCATTTACTTTGCTCCAGTGGGGAGAAAAGACGAGCCCATACGATACGAG GGCGGTCGCGAGCTCAAAGACTTCCTGAAGTTCCTGAAGCGCGAGGCGAGTCACAGCCTGCCGCTCGGCGGGTCGAAGGACGAACTCTGA
- the pdia8 gene encoding protein disulfide isomerase family A, member 8 isoform X2, producing MAAAVRLLPALTFTLLSSFPAAVFARRDVLELGDADFDYLATEHETMLVKFYAPWCGHCKKLAPEFEKAATRLKGTVQLAKVDCTAHSETCSRFGVSGYPTLKIFRNGRDSAPYDGPRSADGIYQYMKKQTGPDSVHLKTDEDLHTFINHYDASIIGMFSGADSSHLSEFVRAAALLREQFRFAHSTDVKLGEKYRAKSECVLLFRPPRLNNKFEDSVVVFTEYLTIGSLRRFIRDHLYGLCPHMTVENRDRLRVRDLLTAYYDLDYHHNPQGSNYWRNRVMKVASKYAGRGLTFSVANKKDFLSELEDDFGLGTSDGGELPFITIRTKLGHKYTMREEFTRDGQSLERFLDDYFAGLLKRYVKSEPLPEKNSATVKVVVAESFDDIVNDPGKDVLIQFYSPSCPHCKKLEPVYRELADKLHSDPNIVIAKMNAADNDVPLGYDVHGYPTIYFAPVGRKDEPIRYEGGRELKDFLKFLKREASHSLPLGGSKDEL from the exons ATGGCGGCCGCTGTCCGCCTCCTTCCCGCCCTCACCTTCACGCTGCTGTCTAGTTTTCCCGCCGCGGTGTTCGCGCGCAGAGACGTGCTCGAGCTCGGGGACGCAGACTTCGACTACCTGGCAACAGAGCACGAGACCATGCTGGTGAAATTCTACGCTCCATG GTGTGGTCACTGTAAGAAGTTAGCTCCAGAGTTTGAAAAGGCAGCAACCAGACTGAAGGGAACCGTCCAGCTGGCAAAG gtggACTGTACGGCTCACTCAGAGACCTGTAGTCGTTTCGGGGTCTCAGGTTATCCGACTCTAAAGATCTTCAGGAACGGCAGAGACTCCGCCCCCTACGACGGACCTCGCAGCgcag atgggATCTATCAGTACATGAAGAAGCAGACGGGTCCAGACTCGGTCCACCTGAAGACCGATGAAGACCTGCACACCTTCATCAACCACTATGATGCCAGTATCATCG gtatGTTCTCAGGTGCAGACAGCTCTCACCTGTCAGAGTTTgtgagagctgcagctctgctcagaGAACAGTTCAGATTCGCTCACAGTACTGATGTGAAGCTGGGGGAGAAGTACAGAGCCAAGTCAGA gtgtgtgttgCTGTTCAGACCTCCCAGACTGAACAACAAGTTTGAGGACAGTGTCGTCGTCTTCACTGAATATCTGACCATCGGCTCCCTGAGACGCTTCATCAGAGATCACCT GTACGGCCTGTGTCCTCACATGACCGTGGAGAACAGAGACCGCCTGAGAGTCCGAGACCTGCTGACGGCGTACTACGACCTGGACTACCACCACAACCCCCAGGGTTCCAACTACTGGAGgaacag GGTGATGAAGGTGGCGTCCAAGTACGCTGGGCGTGGCCTGACATTTTCAGTGGCCAATAAGAaggacttcctgtctgagctgGAGGACGACTTCGGTCTGGGAACATCAGACGGAGGAGAACTGCCGTTCATCACCATCCGGACCAAACTGGGCCACAAGTACACCATGAGAGAGGAGTTCAC gagggACGGTCAGTCGTTGGAGAGGTTTTTAGATGATTACTTTGCAGGTCTTCTGAAACGTTACGTGAAGTCTGAACCTTTACCTGAGAAGAACTCTGCTACTGTCAAG GTGGTTGTTGCAGAGTCCTTTGACGACATCGTCAATGATCCAGGTAAAGACGTCCTGATCCAGTTCTACTCTCCGTCCTGTCCACACTGTAAGAAACTGGAGCCGGTCTACAGAGAGCTGGCTGACAAG cTGCACTCTGATCCCAACATTGTCATCGCCAAGATGAACGCTGCTGATAACGACGTTCCTCTGGGTTATGACGTCCACGG gtATCCCACCATTTACTTTGCTCCAGTGGGGAGAAAAGACGAGCCCATACGATACGAG GGCGGTCGCGAGCTCAAAGACTTCCTGAAGTTCCTGAAGCGCGAGGCGAGTCACAGCCTGCCGCTCGGCGGGTCGAAGGACGAACTCTGA